One Pseudomonadota bacterium genomic window, GATTCGCTACCCAGGCGATCAGGACAGGCGATAGGATTCGTGTGGATGGGAATAAGGGCGTGGTCACGATACTCGAACCCGAAAAATAAAGGTTGCCGGGCATGGCGGAACCCCCGGCTGTGCCCGGCAGCGGCATCATGAGCCAATAGAGGAGGAAGGAGAAAATGGTGGGCAAGCAAGACACATGGATTTACTGGCTTGATGAGGTGACCAAAGATCAGAGTGATCTTGTGGGTAGGAAGTGCGCGAATTTAGGTGATATGACGCGGGCAGGCTTTCGTGTTCCTCAGGGATTTGCCCTGAGTCTCGAGGCTTACAAGCGATTCCTTGAGACGAGCGGAGCGCAGGATCAGATTCACAAGTACCTTGCATCTTTTAAGGCAGATGCGCAGGATCTGTCCGACCTTTCCAAGTGGCAAGAGGCATCTGACGCGCTAAGGGCCATAGTCGAGTCTATGCCAATGCCTGCTGACATGGGACAGACAATCAGCTCATACTATAGGGATCTCTCGCGCAGATGTGTTACTGACCATTGCCCTGTAGCAACGCGCTCAGCGGGAGCCACGAGCCATCCAGGCCAGTATGAAACATTTCTTCACGTACGGGGTGAGGCGGAGGTTCTTCGCCACATCATCAGAGTCTGGGCAAGCACGTTCAATCAGCGTTCCCTGGTGGCCAGGGCCAGGGCCAATTTGCCTCTGGATGCCGATCCCATCGGTGTGGCCGTTCTTCAAATGGTCAACGCAAGAGCGGCCGGTGTGCTGTTCACCCTCAATCCCGCAAACGGAGATCGCTCAAAGATCGCCATCGGCGCCAACTGGGGGTTGGGCG contains:
- a CDS encoding PEP/pyruvate-binding domain-containing protein, which encodes MGRKCANLGDMTRAGFRVPQGFALSLEAYKRFLETSGAQDQIHKYLASFKADAQDLSDLSKWQEASDALRAIVESMPMPADMGQTISSYYRDLSRRCVTDHCPVATRSAGATSHPGQYETFLHVRGEAEVLRHIIRVWASTFNQRSLVARARANLPLDADPIGVAVLQMVNARAAGVLFTLNPANGDRSKIAIGANWGLGESVVSGSVTPDEWMVDKVVLEINKRTVVPKPQMYVVVSAGGREEVAMCEVPPDRQCIPCLSDEEIIELARISKEIERHYGTPQDIEWAVDAERVFPDNIFILQARPESAWRDRPKVSLLADSDTPARQVLSYLVNIKA